CTTTTCTGCTATTTGATATGTTGTTAGAAATACAATAACATTAGTTTGCAACACATAAACAGTATCCATATTATATAATTACCCGAGGGATAATTCATGAATAAATTGCAATCCATGGATAACTAAGAATAATTGGAAGTTTGTGGATTAATTCACATCTAGAGAACAGTACAGATAATTACTTACCCAACAGAAAAATTGGGAATAACTCAAGAATCTTTTACTGTTACTGTATTCAACTTCCTATGGATCATCAACACACGCACAGACACACATTTTGCAAAGACCAAGGAAATAAAACGAGAAGAAAAATGTGAAAGTAGACAAACAACATGTCCACAGCAATGTCAATTGGACATCATCACAAGATGGTGGAGTGGGTGGCTCATAACAGTAGGAAGGCGTTCACATTTAGCCTTTTGGCCATATGACAAAGCGGTGCAGATGGATCAAAGCTGGAGCAGTACATTGACTGGGATCAAAACAGTGATTTGGTAAAAGAAGTCTGAAGACATTTTTTAAGGGAGATGTATGTGAATATCTTAGAGGAAAAGGGGCAGTGCGTTTCTCTTCCAAGTTCCAAGCATGTCACCCTGGATGAAATCCATTGGAAACAACGACCTACGGAAATAACGCTACTTGCGTGAAGAAATGACCCACCCCTGAGAGAGTGAGAGGGCCATTTCTAAACCGCACAACGAATCCTAAACCAACTACAAGCCAAATCTCCGGCAAGAGTTAGATGGGCGAGTTGGCCAAGGAAACGCTCTCGTCATTGCATATACCTGGGCTTGACCAAGCTCAACTCCATCTCTATCCCACAAGACAAGATTTATATAGCCCATAGCTCGGGTTTCTCAGCTCTTTCTACCTTCTGTCTTTTGCTGCCGTGATGGCCAGGTTTGGCTTGGACTCAGCTGGCTGTCGTCTTCTCCTATAGGCCAGTAGATTTGTCTTGTCTCTGCTTGCCCTTCTCCACCCTATCTTCTAAACTTAGGCACATGAAACTGTTTTCAGACTTTGGCATTAGATACAAATTAGGAATTAGACCCTAGTAATTTGACGTCAGAAGTCCACAGGGTCTCGCGAGTTATGCCACTAGTTTCTCTTCTTGTGGATGGCCAACCGCTCACGGACAAATGGACGTGGGGATTTATGGCCAACCAAAATGTACAGATCGAAGAGGTTTCATTCAGTTTCGACCTTACTCGAGGATAAAATGATATCATTGGGATGGGCTTGGTCTGGCAGGCAAAGTTAGGACAAAGGGGTTTGGCATGAAACGGTCCTGAAATCACCGTCTGCCTTCGTCTTATTAGTCACACAATGGAACGAAATCATGAGGCGTAGGACCCAATATATAACACATGCATTTGTGATTAGTCCTGGTAAAGATTCCAAAGCTTGAGACCTTGCCTTCTCTTCATTCATCTTGCACCACCTCAAGGAGGtaggaaggaaggaaggcaTGGATGCGAAGTTGGTGAAGAGTGAGGTCAATAGCAATGGAAGGCGACTACTAGGCATGGCAACCGGTCCACAGGACGGCAGCGAGACGGTCAAGTTCGTCAAGAGAAGGAGACGAGAGCCTGCGTTTCTGGCGACTGCAACCTATAGCAATGGGGAGATCATTGATCAGTCTGCTACCAGCAACACTACCAAAAGAAGTTCCAGGTTTCGTGGAGTGAGCAGGTACGGGTGATAGTCAAATAATAAGCTTTCAGCAATTAAAATTAAAGACTATAGCTGAGAGGCATCAGAGTAATGACATATATCCAGAGCTAACATTGTGACACCAATTTCAAAGTTTATAGCAAAATAAATTCGTGTTTAATAATTCATTTGCATATTTTCATTCCACAACATTCTTGGCAGTTAATTAATAGCAATGGATCATGCAGGCATCGATGGACAGGCCGTTTTGAAGCTCATTTGTGGGACAAAGCGTCTTGGAATGTCAcacagaggaagaagggaaaaCAAGGTCAGATTATTTTGTATTTCACTTCTTGCATCTTCTACCTTGTTTGTTTAGCAAGCCTTGTTTGCACTAAAATCATTGatttgattattattattattatttttcaattcAAACAGTTTACCTTGGAGCTTATGACGAGGAAGAAGCAGCGGCAAGAGCTTACGATCTTGCTGCACTCAAGTATTGGGGACCTACCACCTTTACAAACTTCCCGGTataattcaaaagaaaatctaaTCCAGTTGTTATTTTCCTACTTGTCTTTTGCTTGCGTAGTTTCTTATGCTCATAAAAAAGTAGAAATATTCTTATTTCGTGATGAATGGCTGAATTAATGCATCCTCATCTATTAACTGTACATTTGTGGATACATCCGATTTTAACTTGCAATCAATGGGACAATAATTTCAGGTTTCTGACTACGAAAAAGAGATACAAATAATGCAGAACGCAACTAAAGAAGAGTATCTAGCCTCATTAAGGAGGTACTAAGATCCTGCTCTCTTTGTGCGCTCTAGAAACTTCAAAGCCCTTCAATGGTCGGAACTTGGCTCCTTAATCTTGTGTAATTTGGTTTGATAACAGGAAGAGTAGTGGTTTCTCAAGAGGCGTATCCAAGTACCGGGGAGTTGCGAAGTATAAATTCTTAAACAGAATATATCTAACTCTTTTGCACGCTGAAACTCATAAATAAGGAATATTAAAGATCAAATGAATTGCATAAACCGCAGGCACCATCACAATGGAAGGTGGGAAGCAAGGATAGGAAGggtttttggaaacaaataCCTCTATCTTGGCACTTACAGTAAGCACTAAACTCTCATATACTTGTCAGTTGCCACCTCTTACCTCCAAATGAAAACATATAAACATGCTATAATTGTTGCAGGTACTCAAGAGGAGGCAGCTCATGCATATGATATCGCTGCAATTGAGTACAGAGGGATCAACGCTGTAACCAATTTTGACTTGAGTACATACATCCGATGGCTAAGGCCAGGGGCCACCAATGCCTTGAACAGTACCCAAGTGCACCACGTCAGGCGTGAAGCTTATGCAGAACAACCCCTCGCCAACCTCTTTTCAACAGCTGAATCTGGAACACTACTCTCGCACCGCAGCCCCTTCGTCTTAGAGGATATGATCTCACCATGCAAGCAAGAGCTCGTACCTCATGAGTTTCCTGGTAGCAGCTCAAGTAGCAAGTCCTCCCCAACTGCATTAAGCCTCCTATTTAAGTCCTCAATGTTCAGGCAACTTGTGGAGAAGAATTCTAATGCACCCAACGTGGAGATTGAGGGGGAGGACATAAAGGATCAGAGACAAATACGGCCAGGAGCTGACAGTGAGTATCATGGGGTTTTTTACGAAGGAATCGCAGATGCATCATATGGTTACTCTCCAAACGGCGACAACAAGCAAGGAATTGAGCTGCAGGAGAGCATTTCCTACTATGAGCGGAGTGAGCAAGCAATATGGGATAGGGTTGCGAACATGGCCTCGTTGCAGTAGCCCGAAGGGAAGACCTTGAGGGAGAGAAGGGCGAGAGGGCGACAGTGGAAACGACAGCGAGAGAGATCTCAAAATCATATGAGGTGATTCTCTCTTGTGTGATGTAAAGTTGTCTCTCGATTTCCAGTTTCTGGGCCCGAAGTTCCTTTCTTTGTGCTAATAAATGATACGAATAAAAATACTGGAATACTTTAAGAATGTCTCCTGCATCCAAATTCTATGCTCGCATGATATCTAATGATCGGTGTCACAGTGCCAATGAATCTGAGGTGAAAATCAACAATAATGTGTCATTTGAATGATTGAAATCAAATGCTTTCTTTGGTTGTGTTGGAAAAAGAAACTTAACATTAGAGACAACCTCGGAAAAAAATTGGGTAAGAATCTTGGCGGTTGTGTTTTGTGCCATAATACAAATGAGACCGTTGATCATTTCTTCTGCACCTATAAGTTGATCTTTTCCATTATATAGAAGACGATTTCCCAAACATATATAAGTACCATGTTGGGCAACTGGGGACCTTCTTAATTTAGTATCCAATCTGAAGAAAATTGAATAGACTGTCTGGCATATCTGTCAAT
This portion of the Phoenix dactylifera cultivar Barhee BC4 chromosome 11, palm_55x_up_171113_PBpolish2nd_filt_p, whole genome shotgun sequence genome encodes:
- the LOC103721610 gene encoding AP2-like ethylene-responsive transcription factor At1g16060; translation: MDAKLVKSEVNSNGRRLLGMATGPQDGSETVKFVKRRRREPAFLATATYSNGEIIDQSATSNTTKRSSRFRGVSRHRWTGRFEAHLWDKASWNVTQRKKGKQVYLGAYDEEEAAARAYDLAALKYWGPTTFTNFPVSDYEKEIQIMQNATKEEYLASLRRKSSGFSRGVSKYRGVAKHHHNGRWEARIGRVFGNKYLYLGTYSTQEEAAHAYDIAAIEYRGINAVTNFDLSTYIRWLRPGATNALNSTQVHHVRREAYAEQPLANLFSTAESGTLLSHRSPFVLEDMISPCKQELVPHEFPGSSSSSKSSPTALSLLFKSSMFRQLVEKNSNAPNVEIEGEDIKDQRQIRPGADSEYHGVFYEGIADASYGYSPNGDNKQGIELQESISYYERSEQAIWDRVANMASLQ